From the Polyangiaceae bacterium genome, one window contains:
- a CDS encoding radical SAM protein, producing MTEVIWATQGDAQTPNSEAAMRVLLVGSELEENLALRYLASALEVAGHEVDLAPFSATADIAQVVDAVRRTRPGLVGLSMTFQRRAEEFGDLAERLREDGYGGHLTVGGHFPTFAFREVMERYPAIDSVVRHEGEVTLVELVERLQAGKPLDGIGGLVHRAGDDVRVEATRALATDLDAIHFPKRIGEPQRHMGIPAAFMVGSRGCYGNCTFCCINAYIKDAGGEKYRMRSADNVAEEILQLRRERGARMLVFHDDDFFTRDAARDLKRVTALRDALQRRGVDDVALVLKARPDDLDDAVFRVLREIGLLRIYIGIEAGSVQGLKTLGRGVDIAANQRALDYLRSIDVYACFNMLIFDPETRAASLRQSLAFLRRNADIPMNFCRTEIYPGTPLMRKLEREGRLVGDVFGWDYEISDPAAERAFRVFAHAFLDRNFRCDGLMNSNLSLGYYLHLLQQFYPRAVTKRLRNVALSTIERVNHDCVDFMTEILDFAESERSLSAAAFDDFTAEITERVTAANRRLEPAVAEASEAILEAARGTRTRTQRVGRWTTAAAAAIALSPLACDPLAPPPPPDPLPPPNLREEREGGSQPLVVESSESGFAEPPPDAGMMIPPPDPPPPPTVKPKPPPPPDPLPPPMTKKVPPPPPPPPPPPDPLPPPTMKK from the coding sequence TTGACCGAAGTCATTTGGGCAACCCAAGGGGACGCCCAGACTCCGAACTCGGAGGCTGCCATGCGCGTATTGCTCGTCGGTTCCGAACTCGAGGAAAACCTGGCCTTGCGATATCTGGCTTCGGCGCTGGAGGTTGCGGGGCACGAAGTGGACTTGGCGCCGTTCTCGGCGACAGCTGACATTGCGCAAGTCGTCGATGCCGTGCGCCGCACGCGGCCGGGGCTCGTTGGGCTCAGCATGACGTTCCAACGTCGCGCGGAGGAGTTTGGAGATCTGGCCGAGCGACTGCGCGAAGACGGATATGGCGGGCACCTGACGGTGGGTGGCCACTTTCCGACCTTCGCTTTCCGCGAAGTCATGGAGCGCTACCCCGCCATCGACAGCGTCGTGCGGCACGAGGGGGAGGTGACTCTGGTCGAGTTGGTCGAGCGACTGCAGGCCGGCAAACCGCTGGATGGCATCGGCGGACTCGTTCACCGCGCCGGTGACGACGTGCGCGTGGAAGCAACGCGTGCCTTGGCGACGGACTTGGACGCCATCCACTTTCCCAAGCGGATCGGTGAGCCACAGCGGCACATGGGCATCCCTGCCGCGTTCATGGTTGGCAGCCGTGGCTGTTACGGGAATTGCACGTTCTGCTGCATCAATGCCTACATCAAGGACGCTGGCGGCGAGAAGTACCGAATGCGTAGCGCCGACAATGTCGCCGAGGAGATCCTGCAGCTGCGGCGCGAGCGCGGGGCGCGCATGCTCGTGTTTCACGACGACGACTTCTTCACGCGCGACGCCGCGCGCGACTTGAAGCGCGTGACCGCGTTGCGCGACGCCTTGCAGCGCCGCGGGGTCGATGACGTTGCGCTGGTGCTCAAGGCTCGCCCCGACGACCTGGACGACGCCGTGTTCCGCGTCTTGCGCGAAATCGGCCTGTTGCGCATCTACATCGGCATCGAGGCCGGAAGCGTGCAGGGGCTGAAGACCCTCGGTCGTGGCGTCGACATCGCCGCCAACCAGCGCGCCTTGGACTACTTGCGCAGCATCGATGTCTACGCCTGTTTCAACATGCTGATCTTCGATCCCGAGACGCGAGCAGCCTCTTTGCGACAGAGCCTTGCCTTCTTGCGCCGCAACGCCGACATCCCGATGAACTTCTGCCGCACGGAGATCTACCCAGGTACGCCCTTGATGCGGAAGCTGGAGCGCGAAGGTCGCCTGGTTGGCGACGTGTTCGGTTGGGACTACGAAATTTCAGACCCCGCTGCGGAGCGCGCGTTTCGGGTGTTCGCTCATGCCTTCCTCGACCGCAACTTCCGCTGCGACGGCTTGATGAACTCCAACTTGTCTCTAGGGTACTACCTGCACTTGTTGCAGCAGTTCTATCCCCGCGCGGTGACGAAGCGCTTGCGCAACGTGGCGCTTTCCACCATCGAGCGCGTCAACCACGACTGCGTCGACTTCATGACGGAGATTTTGGACTTTGCCGAGTCCGAGCGCTCCCTGTCCGCTGCCGCATTCGACGACTTCACCGCGGAGATCACCGAACGAGTCACTGCAGCGAATCGACGGCTGGAACCTGCGGTCGCCGAGGCCAGCGAGGCGATTCTCGAAGCGGCCCGCGGCACACGCACACGCACGCAGCGAGTCGGCCGCTGGACCACAGCAGCCGCGGCAGCCATTGCCTTGTCCCCCCTGGCGTGTGATCCCTTGGCGCCCCCGCCCCCACCCGACCCTCTGCCCCCGCCGAACCTGCGCGAAGAGCGCGAGGGCGGTTCGCAGCCCCTCGTGGTGGAAAGCAGCGAGAGCGGCTTCGCCGAGCCCCCGCCTGACGCCGGCATGATGATTCCACCGCCGGATCCGCCACCGCCACCCACGGTCAAACCGAAGCCGCCTCCTCCCCCCGACCCGCTCCCGCCGCCTATGACCAAGAAAGTGCCTCCACCGCCGCCTCCCCCGCCCCCGCCCCCGGATCCGCTTCCTCCGCCCACGATGAAAAAGTGA
- the dctP gene encoding TRAP transporter substrate-binding protein DctP yields the protein MFSRLMAACVAAAFLLLGTGGVAQAGTTLKMATQAPPRSDWGKVFKTWAKAVDQKTKGEVTVEWLWNGTAGPEGGVVGKVEAGQLDGAAITAVGLASIDKRFLALQMPGVFKNWGQLDRAREKLAPELIEAAQKHGFHLAGFGDVGIGRVFSKGFAVKVPSDLKGKRPGAIAEDVIAPKVYEAIGGVTAVPSSITGFLPKLNAKAINVMNTPSLAAVLLQWASRLDNMNSNATYFGVGAVVMSQKSLDKLPADKREVVADTGKQAAKALTKRIRRADDKAFNGLKKKMTVHDPTDAEKAEWKKVFDKACGRLKGAIPAGALKKVGAC from the coding sequence ATGTTTTCTAGGTTGATGGCGGCCTGCGTGGCGGCTGCTTTCTTGCTGTTGGGCACGGGCGGAGTCGCCCAAGCGGGCACCACCCTGAAGATGGCCACCCAGGCTCCTCCTCGGAGCGATTGGGGCAAAGTCTTCAAGACCTGGGCGAAGGCCGTCGACCAGAAGACCAAAGGTGAGGTCACGGTAGAGTGGCTGTGGAACGGCACGGCGGGCCCCGAAGGTGGCGTCGTAGGGAAGGTCGAGGCGGGACAGCTGGACGGTGCGGCGATCACGGCCGTTGGTCTTGCCTCCATCGACAAGCGTTTCCTTGCGCTGCAGATGCCGGGCGTCTTCAAGAACTGGGGACAGCTCGATCGGGCGCGCGAGAAGCTGGCTCCGGAGTTGATCGAAGCTGCGCAGAAGCACGGATTCCACCTCGCGGGCTTTGGTGACGTCGGTATCGGCCGCGTTTTCTCCAAAGGCTTCGCGGTCAAGGTACCGAGCGACCTGAAAGGCAAGCGCCCAGGCGCCATCGCCGAGGACGTCATCGCTCCCAAGGTCTACGAGGCGATTGGCGGCGTGACGGCAGTTCCCTCCAGCATCACGGGCTTCCTACCGAAGCTCAATGCCAAGGCCATCAACGTGATGAACACCCCCTCACTGGCGGCGGTGCTTCTGCAGTGGGCTTCTCGCCTCGACAACATGAACAGCAACGCGACCTACTTCGGCGTCGGCGCTGTCGTGATGAGTCAGAAGTCACTGGACAAGCTGCCCGCCGACAAGCGCGAGGTGGTGGCGGATACTGGCAAACAGGCGGCCAAGGCGCTCACCAAGCGCATTCGGCGCGCTGACGACAAGGCCTTCAATGGCTTGAAGAAGAAGATGACCGTGCACGACCCCACCGACGCCGAGAAGGCCGAGTGGAAGAAGGTCTTCGACAAGGCCTGTGGCCGCCTCAAGGGCGCGATCCCTGCGGGCGCGCTGAAGAAGGTCGGCGCCTGCTGA
- a CDS encoding TRAP transporter large permease: MIILLFVLVFALIGAPVFAVMAGTTELAWLLHPDPAMHHVRFLAPDVLDERFAGSPILVTVPLFTFIGYAMAESNTPERIVRASNAFFGWMPGGLAIVCIFASAFFTTLTGGSAVTIVAIGALLYPALRKRGYPEEYALGLVMTGGSLGLLLPPSLPILVYSLVAGIDFTKAFKAGIVPGLLVIALLGVHAAYIGIKTKIPRNRPNLAEMGSSLWYLKWELGIPVLILGGLITGLTDIDESAAFAALYVLLIEIYVYKDLTWKDFPRIARASIALAGAVVLIMAMAMALTNYIISEQIPQKIFEWVTGMGVKEKWQFLITLNVFLYIQGMVMDGFSAILVAVPLLIPFAAEFGLSPFHLAMMFLLNLEIAYLSPPLGQNLFVTSFRFNRPMVQLYRIAIPFILILIVGLVMLMTIPKLSTVAVEGDIAAARAKAEKFGEPPRDAWMMECVQEDRNNPLPCTAEDKAKWGASKDVGAAPTPDTPEPDATADDDDSDDDLLDSMLGDGGDGDEKKKDDGTDDDLLEKMLGGGGAAAGGAGGGGAKEEPKDDKKKPSTDGTDDDLLEEMLKE, translated from the coding sequence ATGATCATCCTCCTGTTCGTGCTCGTATTCGCCCTGATCGGGGCGCCGGTGTTCGCAGTGATGGCCGGCACCACCGAACTGGCATGGCTGCTTCACCCGGACCCCGCCATGCACCACGTGCGTTTCTTGGCGCCCGACGTCCTCGACGAACGCTTCGCCGGGTCGCCGATCCTGGTGACCGTCCCGCTCTTCACTTTCATCGGCTACGCCATGGCGGAGTCGAACACCCCGGAACGCATCGTCCGGGCATCCAACGCCTTCTTTGGTTGGATGCCGGGCGGCCTAGCCATCGTCTGCATCTTCGCGAGCGCCTTCTTCACGACCCTGACGGGCGGCAGCGCGGTGACGATCGTTGCGATCGGCGCGCTGTTGTACCCGGCCCTGCGCAAGCGCGGATATCCCGAAGAGTACGCCCTCGGCCTGGTGATGACGGGTGGCTCCCTCGGTTTGCTCTTGCCGCCATCGCTGCCAATCCTGGTCTACAGCCTCGTGGCGGGCATCGATTTCACCAAAGCCTTCAAGGCTGGCATCGTGCCCGGCCTCCTGGTGATCGCACTGTTGGGCGTGCACGCGGCCTACATCGGTATCAAGACCAAGATCCCACGCAACCGCCCGAACCTGGCGGAGATGGGTTCCAGCCTCTGGTACTTGAAGTGGGAACTCGGCATTCCCGTGCTGATCCTCGGCGGCCTCATCACCGGGCTCACGGACATCGACGAGAGCGCGGCCTTTGCGGCGCTCTACGTGCTGCTGATCGAGATCTACGTCTACAAGGATCTCACCTGGAAGGACTTCCCGCGCATCGCCCGGGCATCGATCGCCCTGGCGGGTGCGGTGGTGTTGATCATGGCCATGGCCATGGCGCTCACCAACTACATCATCAGCGAACAGATCCCTCAGAAGATCTTCGAGTGGGTCACGGGCATGGGCGTGAAGGAGAAGTGGCAGTTCCTGATCACCCTCAACGTGTTCCTCTACATCCAGGGCATGGTCATGGACGGCTTCAGCGCGATCCTGGTCGCCGTTCCCTTGCTCATTCCCTTCGCTGCCGAGTTCGGACTATCGCCCTTCCATCTAGCGATGATGTTCCTGCTGAACTTGGAGATCGCCTACCTCTCACCGCCCTTGGGGCAGAACCTGTTCGTCACCAGCTTCCGCTTCAACCGGCCGATGGTGCAGCTCTATCGCATCGCGATCCCATTCATTCTGATCTTGATTGTGGGCCTGGTCATGCTGATGACCATCCCCAAGCTGTCGACGGTCGCCGTCGAAGGCGACATCGCGGCAGCGCGGGCCAAAGCCGAGAAGTTCGGAGAACCACCACGGGACGCCTGGATGATGGAATGCGTGCAGGAGGATCGGAACAACCCCCTGCCCTGCACCGCCGAGGACAAGGCGAAGTGGGGAGCCAGCAAAGACGTCGGCGCGGCGCCTACTCCCGACACGCCCGAGCCGGACGCTACGGCTGACGATGACGATTCCGACGATGACCTGCTCGATTCCATGCTCGGGGACGGCGGCGACGGCGACGAGAAGAAGAAGGACGACGGAACCGACGACGACCTCCTGGAGAAAATGCTCGGTGGTGGCGGCGCGGCGGCAGGGGGCGCGGGCGGCGGCGGTGCCAAGGAAGAACCCAAAGACGACAAGAAGAAGCCCAGCACCGACGGGACGGACGACGATCTGCTGGAAGAAATGCTCAAGGAGTGA
- a CDS encoding OmpA family protein, which yields MNHGRLLTCGLFALATLSANHGLAQTKADGFALNRFEPSERGSEWFANESLDLRGHQRFAAGLVLDYGYKPLVLYDTKGDEIDAIVAHQLFGHLGGNVILWERARFGVSLPVAIWQDGKGGSSATTRFESENNTTVGDLRLAADARLLGQYGAPLNLAAGLHLFLPTGSQDSYTGDGAVRVGPRVMLAGDVTQFTYAARLGFTFRAQDQDFAGSSMGSETNFAAAAGVRLLDGRFVAGPEIFGSTVVTDADALFGRRTTPFELIFGGHYLATKAIRVGGGIGPGLTRAFGTPQLRILASVEYVEPMPEAAAPAPARGDRDEDGVFDDEDACPDVPGVRTEDPKTNGCPPPGDRDGDGIVDPEDACPDEPGVKTDDPKTNGCPPPPPDRDGDGILDADDACPDVPGVKTEDPKTNGCPPPGDRDEDGIVDPDDACPDQAGPPNEDPKKHGCPVARVEKGEIKIREQVQFAYNSAKILKTSDYILQAVQEILEKNPQIEKVEIQGHTDSKGSDAYNLALSKRRAASVRAWLVKAKIDPKRLVSQGFGETRPIDSNDTEEGRANNRRVEFHITVQGKDAAGAEAPAPKK from the coding sequence ATGAATCACGGAAGACTACTTACTTGCGGGCTGTTTGCGCTCGCGACGCTGTCGGCGAATCACGGCTTGGCTCAGACCAAGGCCGACGGATTCGCGCTGAACCGTTTCGAGCCGTCCGAGCGGGGCAGTGAATGGTTCGCCAACGAGTCCCTGGATCTGCGCGGGCATCAGCGCTTCGCTGCGGGCCTCGTCCTCGACTATGGCTACAAACCCCTCGTGCTTTACGACACGAAGGGCGACGAGATCGACGCCATCGTCGCGCATCAGTTGTTTGGACACCTGGGTGGCAACGTCATTCTCTGGGAACGCGCGCGCTTCGGCGTGAGCCTACCGGTCGCGATTTGGCAGGACGGCAAAGGTGGCTCCAGCGCCACCACGCGCTTCGAATCCGAGAACAACACGACGGTGGGAGATCTGAGGCTGGCGGCGGACGCGCGCTTGCTGGGTCAGTACGGCGCGCCGCTCAACCTAGCCGCGGGCCTTCACTTGTTCTTGCCCACGGGCTCCCAGGATTCCTACACGGGTGATGGCGCCGTTCGCGTCGGGCCACGCGTCATGCTTGCCGGTGACGTGACCCAGTTTACCTATGCGGCGCGCTTGGGTTTCACCTTCCGTGCTCAGGACCAGGACTTCGCGGGCAGCTCAATGGGAAGCGAGACCAACTTTGCGGCAGCCGCGGGAGTGCGACTGCTGGACGGTCGCTTCGTCGCGGGTCCGGAGATCTTCGGCTCCACGGTGGTAACCGATGCGGATGCCCTTTTTGGACGGCGTACGACTCCCTTCGAACTGATCTTCGGTGGACACTACCTTGCGACCAAGGCGATCCGCGTTGGCGGCGGAATCGGCCCTGGATTGACGCGCGCCTTTGGCACGCCCCAGCTGCGCATCTTGGCTTCCGTCGAGTACGTGGAGCCCATGCCCGAAGCAGCGGCGCCCGCGCCGGCTCGCGGGGATCGCGACGAGGACGGTGTGTTCGACGATGAAGACGCTTGTCCCGACGTTCCCGGCGTTCGCACCGAAGATCCAAAGACGAACGGCTGTCCGCCGCCTGGGGATCGAGACGGCGACGGGATCGTCGATCCCGAGGACGCTTGCCCCGATGAACCTGGTGTCAAGACGGACGATCCCAAGACGAACGGCTGCCCGCCGCCGCCACCCGACCGCGATGGCGATGGCATCTTGGATGCCGACGACGCCTGCCCGGACGTACCGGGCGTGAAGACGGAGGATCCCAAGACGAACGGCTGTCCGCCGCCCGGGGACCGCGACGAGGATGGCATCGTCGATCCCGATGACGCCTGCCCGGATCAGGCTGGCCCTCCCAACGAAGATCCGAAGAAGCATGGCTGTCCCGTGGCTCGCGTGGAGAAGGGCGAGATCAAGATCCGGGAGCAGGTGCAGTTCGCCTACAACAGCGCGAAGATCCTGAAGACCAGCGACTACATTCTGCAGGCGGTTCAGGAAATCCTGGAAAAGAACCCCCAGATCGAGAAAGTGGAGATTCAAGGGCACACGGACAGCAAAGGTAGCGACGCCTACAACTTGGCGCTCAGCAAGCGTCGTGCGGCGTCAGTGCGCGCGTGGCTCGTCAAAGCCAAGATCGACCCCAAGCGCTTGGTGTCCCAGGGTTTTGGCGAAACTCGACCGATCGACTCGAACGATACCGAGGAAGGCCGCGCAAACAACCGACGCGTCGAATTCCACATCACGGTGCAGGGCAAGGACGCGGCTGGCGCCGAGGCGCCAGCTCCCAAGAAGTAG
- a CDS encoding formylglycine-generating enzyme family protein — protein MRAWLGVSAAFALLVACSSGDGDGLATDASFLTPDSGAGGSSGTGAAGFGGASGASGNGGTSGASGASGTGGAAGSGGTSGASGAPGSGGVSGASGSDAGDAGPGEGGPFDGAAGGAGATGGDASFDAGPDAAGDAAADAKFDASDGASADASADGASDASVDAVVCVANSYHCAADTLQRCAADGSGYTFVAQCNAGSCSASTGVCLACVVGARDCSGNQARLCDSAGQWQVSETCGGTKPICAEGLCQPNPPSCTGLAANCGASSASSCCGTREVEAQSFVRSYDGVLYPDSSYAAQISSVWLDRYEVTVGRFRKFVDAGGGLKSTAPAAGAGAHPKIAGSGWMGSFNGELSSNTSALKAALACNALATWSDAAAGNETRPINCVTWFEAFAFCAWDGGRLPTEAEWNAMASGGSEQRVYPWSTPPSSTTLSASHASYWLNAGSTCMGDGVPGCTLADLIFVGSKPLGNGRWGHADAAGNVAEWTRDSFKNPYSSTSCVDCAELSGATRTIRGGSFFGQQAQLPAAARGFAAGDQRFFSVGFRCARDL, from the coding sequence GTGAGGGCATGGCTGGGTGTGTCGGCGGCGTTCGCCCTGCTGGTAGCTTGCTCCAGCGGCGATGGCGACGGCCTGGCGACCGACGCGAGCTTCTTGACGCCCGATAGCGGTGCGGGCGGCAGCTCGGGGACCGGCGCTGCTGGATTTGGAGGTGCGAGCGGGGCATCGGGCAATGGCGGCACTTCGGGAGCGAGCGGCGCATCAGGTACTGGCGGCGCTGCAGGGTCAGGCGGCACTTCGGGAGCGAGCGGCGCTCCAGGGTCAGGTGGTGTTTCGGGAGCGAGCGGGAGCGACGCTGGCGATGCTGGACCGGGTGAAGGCGGTCCTTTCGATGGCGCTGCCGGTGGAGCTGGCGCGACCGGTGGAGACGCGAGTTTCGACGCGGGCCCCGATGCCGCTGGCGATGCCGCTGCCGACGCGAAGTTCGACGCCAGCGACGGGGCCTCAGCTGACGCAAGTGCCGACGGTGCCAGCGACGCGTCCGTGGACGCAGTGGTCTGCGTCGCGAACAGCTACCATTGCGCCGCGGACACGCTGCAACGATGTGCGGCGGACGGCTCGGGATACACCTTCGTGGCTCAATGCAACGCTGGGTCGTGTAGTGCCTCGACGGGAGTCTGTCTCGCGTGCGTGGTCGGCGCCCGCGACTGCTCAGGCAACCAGGCGCGTCTGTGCGACAGTGCGGGGCAGTGGCAGGTCAGCGAAACCTGTGGCGGAACGAAACCCATTTGTGCTGAAGGCCTGTGTCAGCCCAATCCCCCGAGCTGTACCGGGCTCGCGGCGAACTGCGGTGCGAGCTCTGCGTCGAGTTGCTGTGGGACGCGGGAGGTCGAGGCGCAGAGCTTCGTCCGGAGCTACGACGGCGTGCTCTACCCGGACTCAAGTTACGCCGCCCAGATCAGCAGCGTGTGGCTGGATCGCTATGAGGTTACGGTGGGTCGTTTTCGCAAGTTCGTGGATGCGGGCGGCGGGCTCAAGTCCACTGCGCCGGCAGCGGGCGCGGGTGCTCACCCCAAGATTGCAGGCAGTGGTTGGATGGGAAGCTTCAATGGCGAGCTGTCCAGCAACACCAGCGCGCTGAAAGCGGCGCTGGCGTGCAATGCCCTCGCCACCTGGTCCGATGCGGCTGCGGGCAACGAGACGCGACCCATCAACTGTGTGACGTGGTTCGAAGCATTCGCCTTCTGCGCCTGGGATGGCGGTCGATTGCCGACGGAAGCGGAGTGGAATGCGATGGCGAGCGGGGGGAGCGAGCAGCGTGTGTATCCGTGGTCGACGCCACCATCGAGCACCACGCTGAGTGCGAGTCATGCCAGCTACTGGCTGAACGCCGGCAGCACTTGCATGGGGGATGGGGTGCCCGGATGCACGCTGGCGGACTTGATCTTCGTGGGCAGCAAACCGCTCGGCAATGGTCGATGGGGTCACGCGGATGCCGCGGGCAACGTGGCCGAATGGACGCGGGATTCCTTCAAGAATCCCTATAGTTCGACTTCTTGCGTCGACTGTGCGGAGCTCTCCGGCGCGACGCGAACCATTCGCGGAGGCAGCTTCTTCGGGCAGCAAGCGCAGCTACCTGCTGCTGCGCGCGGGTTTGCGGCAGGCGATCAACGCTTCTTCAGCGTGGGATTTCGCTGCGCTCGCGATCTGTGA
- a CDS encoding TRAP transporter TatT component family protein, producing the protein MKWESGIRAALLVAALGTSTSGCLKKMLLNGQIKGTRDGSAAVNTLHDYEIARGAAYAGMAQLEGMHKLAPDNTDALFMLTRGWAGLSFGFSEDDYETAYEKGDEIMSEYHMLRARAGFLRARYYGIELLGHHAEGLTEARRNQETMRAWLTENFTDKEQAEDLLWAGYAWVGHVSASKDVPETVGELFVGVEMVKRSVELDDQIVYGTGYTILGAYHARTAMAELDKAKEMFDKAAAVNGGKYLPTKLNLAQRYYCFKGDKDAYVRTLNEILAAGDDLPEARLQNVIAKRRARRYLGNKIWQEECAFRL; encoded by the coding sequence ATGAAGTGGGAGAGCGGGATTCGGGCTGCGTTGCTTGTGGCAGCGCTGGGCACGTCGACGTCGGGTTGTCTGAAGAAGATGCTCCTCAATGGGCAGATCAAGGGCACGCGAGACGGGTCGGCGGCGGTCAACACGTTGCACGACTACGAGATCGCGCGCGGCGCCGCGTATGCGGGCATGGCGCAGCTGGAGGGAATGCACAAGTTGGCCCCCGACAACACGGACGCACTGTTCATGTTGACGCGCGGATGGGCGGGTCTGTCTTTCGGTTTCAGCGAGGACGACTACGAAACCGCTTACGAGAAGGGCGACGAGATCATGTCGGAGTACCACATGCTCCGCGCTCGTGCTGGCTTCCTGCGTGCGCGCTACTACGGCATCGAGCTTCTAGGCCACCATGCGGAGGGCCTCACGGAGGCACGCCGCAATCAAGAAACCATGCGCGCCTGGCTGACGGAGAACTTCACGGACAAGGAGCAGGCGGAGGATCTGCTTTGGGCGGGGTACGCCTGGGTCGGGCACGTGTCCGCGTCCAAGGACGTTCCGGAGACGGTGGGCGAGCTCTTCGTGGGTGTGGAGATGGTCAAGCGCAGCGTGGAGCTGGACGACCAGATCGTATACGGCACTGGGTACACGATCCTGGGCGCCTACCACGCCCGGACCGCGATGGCCGAGCTCGACAAGGCGAAGGAGATGTTCGACAAGGCCGCGGCCGTGAACGGTGGCAAGTACCTGCCGACCAAGCTCAACCTGGCTCAGCGCTACTACTGCTTCAAAGGCGACAAGGACGCCTACGTCCGCACCCTCAACGAGATCCTGGCCGCCGGGGACGACCTGCCCGAAGCGCGGCTGCAGAACGTGATCGCCAAGCGCCGCGCCCGCCGCTACCTGGGCAATAAGATCTGGCAGGAAGAGTGCGCTTTCCGCCTTTGA
- a CDS encoding diacylglycerol kinase family protein, with protein MKTAVVVNPHARAFRLQEKLASAVRLSSGGRARVWLTQHESELDAAAEEMRLWGAERVVLCGGDGTLMSGVTALVRAFVNTPLPQLVVAPAGTVATVPRNWGQRAGLLDTVARACGAERPRRQCLWPTLRVVYDDQTRIGFIFGTGLVARFFEKYYAAGGDGYRRAARIAARTFVGSFVADRYSRSILEPLRCTITVDGHPLPAARYSLVVSSVVRDLGLHMWVTHRAGEDPRRPHLVASTLNPRRLGPQAPRVLLGRPLRGAGGFDDLCTGFVVQFPEGPGPWVLDGDIFFASEIGVQAGPQLHVAAF; from the coding sequence ATGAAGACCGCCGTCGTCGTCAACCCCCACGCGCGCGCGTTTCGGCTCCAGGAAAAGCTGGCGTCCGCGGTGCGCCTGAGCAGTGGCGGAAGGGCACGGGTGTGGCTCACCCAGCACGAAAGCGAGCTGGACGCCGCTGCCGAAGAGATGCGCCTCTGGGGCGCCGAGCGAGTAGTGCTTTGCGGCGGCGACGGCACGCTGATGTCCGGGGTCACGGCGTTGGTTCGAGCCTTCGTCAACACGCCGCTGCCGCAACTCGTCGTCGCCCCGGCCGGTACGGTGGCCACGGTTCCGCGGAACTGGGGCCAGCGCGCTGGGCTGCTCGACACCGTGGCGCGCGCTTGCGGGGCAGAGCGTCCGCGACGGCAGTGCCTGTGGCCCACGCTGCGTGTGGTGTACGACGACCAAACGCGCATTGGCTTCATCTTCGGAACGGGCTTGGTCGCGCGCTTCTTCGAGAAGTACTACGCCGCCGGGGGAGACGGCTACCGTCGCGCCGCGCGCATTGCCGCGCGAACCTTCGTCGGGTCTTTCGTTGCGGATCGCTACTCGCGCTCGATCCTAGAGCCGCTGCGCTGCACCATCACCGTCGATGGGCACCCCCTGCCGGCCGCACGCTACAGCCTAGTGGTGAGCAGCGTAGTGCGCGACTTGGGGCTCCACATGTGGGTCACCCATCGCGCGGGAGAGGATCCGCGGCGTCCACATCTAGTGGCGTCGACGCTGAACCCTCGCCGGCTCGGTCCTCAAGCACCGAGAGTGTTGCTGGGGCGACCGCTGCGCGGCGCGGGCGGATTCGATGACCTGTGCACTGGTTTTGTCGTTCAGTTTCCGGAGGGGCCGGGTCCTTGGGTGCTGGACGGAGACATCTTTTTCGCCAGCGAGATTGGTGTGCAAGCGGGGCCGCAGCTGCACGTGGCCGCTTTCTGA